TCAAGGACATCTCTACGCTATGTACTTGTTAGCGCAGTTTCGAGAAACTCGAGCGCTTCCACTCATTATCAAACTTTTTTCCTATACTGACGACACCCCTCACGCTGTCGCTGGCGATGTTCTTACCGAAGATCTTCCAAGAATTCTCGCTAGTGTCTGTGATGATGAATCTTTGATTAAAGAGCTTATAGAAACTCCTGGTATTAACCCTTACGTAAAAGCTGCAGGAATTTCCAGTCTTGTCCACCTTGTAGGAATAAAAAAAATCTCCAGAGATGCCACTGTGCGTTATTTTGGAGAATTACTAAACTATAGATTAGAAAAAAGCCCTTCTTTTGCTTGGGATAGTCTCATAGCTGCCATATGTGCGCTATATCCCGGAGAATTATTCTACCCGATTAGCAAAGCTTTTAATGCTGGCCTCGTAGATGTAACTTTCATTAGCATGGAAGATGTAACGAATATCATAAATGAAGAAACTATTGAGTCCTGCCTTCAAGAACTTCTATCCTCTCCAGAACTCATTAACGACACCCTAGAAGAAATGGAAAAATGGCTCGAAGATTTTCCTATAGAGCCTTAATCCTAAAGGGATTTTTCCAACAGACCACAACGCAAAGAGGTCCCAAGTGAATAAACAAAAACGTTTCCTATCTCTTTTATTCCTTACTCTCGTACTCTTAGGTATATGGTTCTGTCCTCACCCGGAAGCAATAACTCCCGAAGCCTGGCATCTATTCGCTGTATTCACAACGACAATTTTAGGGATTATCCTACAACCCGTGCCTATGGGAGCCATAGTCATTATTGGGATTTCTATACTGTTACTTACACGCACCTTAACCCTGGAACAAGGGTTGTCAGGATTTCATGAGCCGATAGCCTGGTTGGTCTTCCTATCCTTTTCCATAGCAAAAGGTATTATTAAAACAGGACTTGGAGAACGCGTTGCTTATTTTTTCGTAAGCGTCTTAGGGCAAAACCCTCTAGGATTAAGCTACGGTTTAGTCATCACAGATTTTCTACTCGCTCCCGCTATTCCTAGCGTGACAGCACGTTCTGGAGGTATTCTCTATCCTGTCGTTATGGGATTATCAGAATCCTTCGGAAGTTCTTCGGAAAAAGGTACAGAGAGCCTAATCGGATCTTTCTTAATTAAAGTCGCATACCAAAGTTCTGTAATTACCAGCGCAATGTTCCTTACAGCTATGGCGGGAAACCCTCTATTAGCAGCTTTAGCAAGTAATGCAGGAATCTCTTTAACTTGGGCACTATGGGCAAAAGCCGCGATAATTCCTGGATTGCTTAGCTTAGTCCTCATGCCTATAGTACTTTATAAGTTCTATCCACCAACAATTACCTCCTGTGAAGAAGCCATCCGCTCAGCAAAATTACGTCTTAAAGAAATGGGACCTTTGAAAAAAGGTGAAAAGATTATCTTAATGATTTTCATTCTTCTTGTTGTCTTATGGACATTTGGAGACCTTTTAAGAATCTCAGCGACAACAGCAGCATTAATTGGCTTATCCCTACTCATTCTTACAAATATTTTAGATTGGCATAAAGATGTTATGGCCAATACCACCGCCTGGGAAACTTTTATTTGGTTTGGTGCTCTTATCATGATGGCATCATTCCTAAACCAGTTTGGCTTTATTCCTCTAATTGGTAATTCCGTAGCTGCGGGAGTCGCAGGATTATCTTGGAAAGTAGGGTTCCCCATCCTCTTCCTGATATACTTCTACTCGCACTACTTATTCGCAAGTAACACAGCGCATATCGGAGCGATGTTCCCGGTATTCCTAGCTGTTTCTATATCCCTAGGAACAAACCCGATTTTTGCCTGCTTAGTATTCGCTTTTTCAAGTAACCTATTTGGTGGCCTCACCCACTACGGTTCAGGACCTGCTCCCCTGTACTTTGGCTCTCAACTCGTTTCAATTAAAGATTGGTGGAGATCCGGTTTCATCCTGAGTATTGTAAATATCGCCATTTGGATCGGCATTGGCACCCTATGGTGGAAACTCCTTGGTCTTTTCTAAACCGAATCTCCCTTAACAACGAGAATACAACCTTCTGCCAGAAGGTTTTCTCATTGTTGATAAAGAAAAACACAGCTAACTTACAAAAATAACCGTCCATTAATTGTTATGCATCCGAACTCTAGCGATCTCAATGGTGTAATTATTCCAGGCACGCCTCCCCTGCCTAGAGAACTACAAAAATTTCCCTCTTTAGTTGCTACTAGTGATCAACGTTTTTCTCCTAAATTTGATGCGGATGTTGCTAAGCTTTTCCCAAATACCTATGACAGCCCTTATCTAAAATTCACCTCAGGAACTCTACCAACTCTACAACCATTAAAAGTCGGTGTTATGCTATCTGGAGGCCCCGCTCCTGGTGGGCATAATGTCATTTGGGGACTATTGCATAGCTTAAAAAAAATCCATCCTGATAGCTCCTTAATAGGATTTTTAGATAACGGTCAGGGCATCCTTAATAATAATACGGTAGAAATTACCGAAGAGTTTATGGAATGCTTTAGAAATTCTGGAGGGTTCAATTGTATAGGGACAGGGAGAACAAATATCATTACCGAAGAAAATAAAGCTGCATGCTTAAAAACAGTGAAAGCTTTAAATCTTGATGGCTTAGTCATCATTGGCGGAGATGGTTCAAATACAGCAACTGCCATCCTCGCGGAATATTTTTCTCAACACCATCCTAAAACATGCGTTGTTGGCGTCCCTAAAACTATTGATGGAGATCTCCAACACTTATTTTTAGACCTGACTTTTGGATTTGATTCAGCGACAAAGTTCTACTCTTCAATTATTAGCAATATCTCAAGAGATACACTATCTTGTAAAGCCCATTACCACTTCATAAAACTTATGGGCCGATCCGCATCTCATATTGCTTTAGAGTGCACGCTACAAACCCATCCCAATATCACCCTTATAGGCGAAGAAATCGCAGAAAAGAATGTGCCTCTAAAAACTATTATCCATAAGGTATGCTCGATCATTGCAGATAGAGCCGCTATGGGAAAATACTACGGCATCATTCTTATTCCTGAAGGTATTATCGAATTTATTCCTGAGATTAATAATCTTGTTAAAGAAATCGAAAGGCTTCCTGAAAATGCTGATAAATTCTCATCGCTATCTCGAGAATCTCAAAAACTATTAAATAGCTTCCCTGAGGCTATTGCTAACCAGCTTCTTAATGACAGAGATGCTCACGGAAATGTCTATGTATCTAAAATTAGCGTAGACAAACTTCTTATCCACCTTGTAGATAATCATTTAAAAAAGCATTTCAAAAATGTTCCCTTTAATGCAATTTCCCATTTCTTAGGTTATGAAGGGAGATCGTGCTTACCGACAAAATTCGATAATACTTATAGCTACGCTCTCGGCTATGGCGCGGGAGTGCTCACACTGAATCGTTGTAACGGTTACCTCACAGTTATTGAATCGCTAATCAATATTGTAGATAAGTGGCGGCTACGCGCCATGCCTATCGTGAAAATGTTTACAACAAAGAAAAATTCAGATGGAACTATAAGACCTCTAATAAAAAAGAGCTTAATCGATATAAGCAGCCCAGCTTTCGTTAAGTTTAAATTATACAGAAAAATTTGGGCTCTTGAAGACTCCTATCGCTTCTTAGGACCATTGCAAATTGATACACCACCAAACGCTCATTCTGATCATTTCCCTCCACTAACCCTACTCCTTAACCATAATGAATGGCAAAAAAGATGCTCAATTTGTATGGAAATTCCTGATTGCGATTACTAATCTTCCCCCTCTTAAATCGCTAAAATTAAGAGATAAGGATTAGACTTTCTTCTCGACGAATTCTTCTTAAAGAATTAAAACATGATAAAAGCCTCCCGTAAGCTTAGGAGAAATGGAACCAAATGAGCACTACATGCCACAAACATGAACAACGCCATGTTATAAAATTTAATATTCTGAATAACATCACAACATTCGGTGTTCTTCACACACCTGTGCAAGCTTGTACTCCCTATCCTTTAGTGATTATCCTTCACGGCTTAGCCTCAAATAAAATTGGTTCTAAACGTACTCATGTACAGCTTGCTGAAAACCTTACACAATGTGGCATTGCTGCTTTACGTGTTGATCTTCCTGGGCATGGCGATTCAGAAGGCTCCCTTTACGACTTCTCCTTTAGCGATTATATCAATAGCGCAAATGAAATTGTTTCATATGGTTATGGCTTAAATACTATTGATACAAAAAATATCGCTATTTTTGGTTCTTCCTTAGGAGCTACTTTAGCTCTATTAAATATGCCTACTTTGCCATATGTAAAGAGCCTTGCTGTATGGGCACCAACAATTCAAGGTGCTATATGGCTACAAGAAGCCATCAATATCCCCAATACTATCCTTGCCCACGCTCCAGCCTCAGAAGATATTCTCTATGCAGGGATGCCCATAAATAAAACGTTCTGCTCACAATTTATCCAAATGGATGTCACTAAAGAAGTCCCTAAATTTTCTGATTCTCTATCTATCCTACATATGCAAGGAGAAGACGATACTACAGTATCTCTACATCACCAAAAGATCTTTGCTACAGCTATGAGCCAGAAACCCAATCCCTTTGAAATGCGCACGTATCCAAATGTAGGACACCATGTACCTCTGTCTTGCTCTATGTTATCAGAACTTGTACAATGGTTAAAACATCAACTCATTCCCTAGGAATTACCTATGGAGCTTCTCTCTGTAAATAAAAGTTACTTCGAATTGCAGCGTTTGCATTATCGTCCAGAAACACTAAGTTTCTTAAACGGTATCACATCACTACATATTGTAGACTCTACAGAGCCTCCTGCGATTCCTAAAAACCTTCAAGAACATATTCCTAATTTATGCTCTATTCCTGAAGTAACTATTGAAAAAGGAGAAGCCACACCTTCACAACCTTTGAAAATTGGCGTTTTACTTTCTGGAGGGCAAGCTCCTGGAGGCCATAATGTAGTTATAGGACTCTTTGAAGGCCTACGCGCTTTTAATCCTAAAACAAAGCTCTATGGATTTATCCAAGGTCCTTTAGGGCTAACACGTGGATTGTATAAAGATCTAGATATTTCTGTAATTTATGATTATTACAATGTCGGTGGTTTTGACATGCTCTCTTCAAGTAAGGAGAAAATAAAAACCAAAGAACAAAAAAGTACGATTCTCACTACTGTGAAAAAGCTTAAGCTTGACGGCTTACTCATCATAGGAGGGAATAATTCTAATACGGATACAGCAATGCTTGCGGAATATTTCCTTAAGCATAACTGCACTATCCCGATTGTAGGTGTCCCTAAAACCATTGATGGTGATCTCAAAAACTTCTGGATTGAAACGCCCCTAGGCTTCCATACTTCCTGCCGCATCTACTCAGAAATGATCGGGAATTTAGAAAAAGATACTTTATCCATAAAGAAGTACCACCATTTTGTCCGTCTTATGGGACAAAAAGCTTCATATACAACTTTAGAATGTGGTTTGCAGACCCTACCTAACGTTACTCTCATTAGCGAACATATCGCCATGAGGAAGATTTCTCTACAAAAGCTTAGCGAACATATCGCTATGGGTTTAGTAAACCGCTACAGGTCTGGGAAAAATTATAGCACGATACTCATTCCTGAAGGCTTAATTGAACATGTATTCGATACAAGAAAGCTCGTCAATGAGCTGAATGTCTTATTATTAGACAACAATCTGAATTTAGATAATGTACAGAGCAAACTCTCTCCAGAATCTCTGAAGACATTGTCTTCTCTACCTATAGAAATTGCTCATCAACTACTGATTGCTCGAGATTCTTATGGAAATGTGCGTGTATCTAAAATTGCTACCGAAGAACTCCTAGCTGCATTGATAAAAAAAGAAATCCAAAAAATAGAACCAAAAATGGAATTCCAACCCGTGAATCACTTTTTTGGTTACGAATCTCGTGCAGGATTTCCTTCAAATTTCGATGCCAATTATGGTTTAGCCCTGGGTATCGTTTCCGCTCTTTTCCTCGTCAGACAACGTACCGGCTATATGGTAACCATCAATAACCTTGCTCGTTCCTATAGTGAATGGATTGGCGGAGCTACACCTCTATATAAAATGATGCAACTAGAACATCGTTTAGGAGAAGATACACCGGTCATTAAAACTGACTCTGTTAACCCTCATGCTCCCGAAGTCCAGTAT
The Chlamydia caviae GPIC genome window above contains:
- a CDS encoding alpha/beta hydrolase, encoding MSTTCHKHEQRHVIKFNILNNITTFGVLHTPVQACTPYPLVIILHGLASNKIGSKRTHVQLAENLTQCGIAALRVDLPGHGDSEGSLYDFSFSDYINSANEIVSYGYGLNTIDTKNIAIFGSSLGATLALLNMPTLPYVKSLAVWAPTIQGAIWLQEAINIPNTILAHAPASEDILYAGMPINKTFCSQFIQMDVTKEVPKFSDSLSILHMQGEDDTTVSLHHQKIFATAMSQKPNPFEMRTYPNVGHHVPLSCSMLSELVQWLKHQLIP
- a CDS encoding anion permease → MNKQKRFLSLLFLTLVLLGIWFCPHPEAITPEAWHLFAVFTTTILGIILQPVPMGAIVIIGISILLLTRTLTLEQGLSGFHEPIAWLVFLSFSIAKGIIKTGLGERVAYFFVSVLGQNPLGLSYGLVITDFLLAPAIPSVTARSGGILYPVVMGLSESFGSSSEKGTESLIGSFLIKVAYQSSVITSAMFLTAMAGNPLLAALASNAGISLTWALWAKAAIIPGLLSLVLMPIVLYKFYPPTITSCEEAIRSAKLRLKEMGPLKKGEKIILMIFILLVVLWTFGDLLRISATTAALIGLSLLILTNILDWHKDVMANTTAWETFIWFGALIMMASFLNQFGFIPLIGNSVAAGVAGLSWKVGFPILFLIYFYSHYLFASNTAHIGAMFPVFLAVSISLGTNPIFACLVFAFSSNLFGGLTHYGSGPAPLYFGSQLVSIKDWWRSGFILSIVNIAIWIGIGTLWWKLLGLF
- a CDS encoding diphosphate--fructose-6-phosphate 1-phosphotransferase, which codes for MELLSVNKSYFELQRLHYRPETLSFLNGITSLHIVDSTEPPAIPKNLQEHIPNLCSIPEVTIEKGEATPSQPLKIGVLLSGGQAPGGHNVVIGLFEGLRAFNPKTKLYGFIQGPLGLTRGLYKDLDISVIYDYYNVGGFDMLSSSKEKIKTKEQKSTILTTVKKLKLDGLLIIGGNNSNTDTAMLAEYFLKHNCTIPIVGVPKTIDGDLKNFWIETPLGFHTSCRIYSEMIGNLEKDTLSIKKYHHFVRLMGQKASYTTLECGLQTLPNVTLISEHIAMRKISLQKLSEHIAMGLVNRYRSGKNYSTILIPEGLIEHVFDTRKLVNELNVLLLDNNLNLDNVQSKLSPESLKTLSSLPIEIAHQLLIARDSYGNVRVSKIATEELLAALIKKEIQKIEPKMEFQPVNHFFGYESRAGFPSNFDANYGLALGIVSALFLVRQRTGYMVTINNLARSYSEWIGGATPLYKMMQLEHRLGEDTPVIKTDSVNPHAPEVQYLLNQSDACLMKDLYCFPGPLQYFGEERLLDQRPLTLLWGNRE
- a CDS encoding DUF1186 domain-containing protein, which codes for MTMEISHILEDLAYDEGILPREAIEAAIVKHTQITPYLLQILEDATERVPELINDGSYQGHLYAMYLLAQFRETRALPLIIKLFSYTDDTPHAVAGDVLTEDLPRILASVCDDESLIKELIETPGINPYVKAAGISSLVHLVGIKKISRDATVRYFGELLNYRLEKSPSFAWDSLIAAICALYPGELFYPISKAFNAGLVDVTFISMEDVTNIINEETIESCLQELLSSPELINDTLEEMEKWLEDFPIEP
- a CDS encoding diphosphate--fructose-6-phosphate 1-phosphotransferase; the protein is MHPNSSDLNGVIIPGTPPLPRELQKFPSLVATSDQRFSPKFDADVAKLFPNTYDSPYLKFTSGTLPTLQPLKVGVMLSGGPAPGGHNVIWGLLHSLKKIHPDSSLIGFLDNGQGILNNNTVEITEEFMECFRNSGGFNCIGTGRTNIITEENKAACLKTVKALNLDGLVIIGGDGSNTATAILAEYFSQHHPKTCVVGVPKTIDGDLQHLFLDLTFGFDSATKFYSSIISNISRDTLSCKAHYHFIKLMGRSASHIALECTLQTHPNITLIGEEIAEKNVPLKTIIHKVCSIIADRAAMGKYYGIILIPEGIIEFIPEINNLVKEIERLPENADKFSSLSRESQKLLNSFPEAIANQLLNDRDAHGNVYVSKISVDKLLIHLVDNHLKKHFKNVPFNAISHFLGYEGRSCLPTKFDNTYSYALGYGAGVLTLNRCNGYLTVIESLINIVDKWRLRAMPIVKMFTTKKNSDGTIRPLIKKSLIDISSPAFVKFKLYRKIWALEDSYRFLGPLQIDTPPNAHSDHFPPLTLLLNHNEWQKRCSICMEIPDCDY